DNA sequence from the Pseudomonas fluorescens Q2-87 genome:
GCAAGCGGCTGCTGGAGGAGCGCCAGCCCTTAGCGGGGTTCAGCAATGACATAGCCGGAACCCCGCACGGTGCGAATCAGCGGGTCCAGGCCTGGCGGGTCGATCTTCTTGCGCAGGCGGCCGATGTGGACGTCGATCAGGTTGGTGCCGGGGTCGAAGTGGTAGCCCCAGACTTCTTCGAAAATCATCATGCGCGACAGAATCTGACCGCTGTTGCGCATCAGGAACTCGAGCAGCTTGTATTCGGTGGGCAGCAGGCTGAGCAACTGGCCGTTGCGGCTGGCTTCGCGGCTGATCAGGTTCAGTTCGAGGTCAGCCACCCGCAGGACGGTTTCCGGTTCCCGGGCACCGTTGTTGCGCCGAAGCAGCACTTCGACCCGGGCGGCCATTTCGTCGGTGGCGAACGGCTTGGTCAGGTAATCGTCGCCACCGGCCCGCAGGCCGCGGACCCGCTCGTCGACATCGGAAAGGGCGCTGATCATCAGGATCGGCGTGGCCACGCCCATGGTCCGCAGCGTGGTGACGATCACCAGGCCGTCGAGCTCGGGCAGCATGCGGTCGAGGGTGATCAGGTCGTAGTCACCGCTTACCGCGCGTTCCAGGCCCTCGCGGCCATTGTCGACCCAG
Encoded proteins:
- a CDS encoding response regulator transcription factor, which translates into the protein MNRILTIEDDAVTAREIVAELTRNGLDVDWVDNGREGLERAVSGDYDLITLDRMLPELDGLVIVTTLRTMGVATPILMISALSDVDERVRGLRAGGDDYLTKPFATDEMAARVEVLLRRNNGAREPETVLRVADLELNLISREASRNGQLLSLLPTEYKLLEFLMRNSGQILSRMMIFEEVWGYHFDPGTNLIDVHIGRLRKKIDPPGLDPLIRTVRGSGYVIAEPR